One segment of Longimicrobiaceae bacterium DNA contains the following:
- a CDS encoding amino acid adenylation domain-containing protein has translation MAETTTGAPAASADDKRLRLAALLQKKAAAPKTYPASFLQQRLWFLDQLDPGSLAYILPGGIRLRGPLDSGALMRALDEIVRRHDALRTSIRTVDGKPVQVVEPACSLELAVESLEDLADAEARTAEEERRSHAFVMQPFDLAKAPLMRALLLRLAPDEHVLVLAVHHIVADGWSIGILIQELNQLYAAFSRGEPSPLKPLAVQYPDFAAWQHTHFQGEELQRQLAFWRGLVEGAPAVLDLPTDRPRPSRQDNAGATTVLELDAGLVDAVSALARTQGATAFMVLLAVFDVLLYRVTGQDDVVVGTPIAGRTRSELEPIFGYFANTLALRTRMDGDPTFGEVVQRVRKMMLGVYANQDLPFEKLVDELKVERSLGHNPLFQVLFALQNAGGSKLDLEDVDVAGVSVETGTTIFDLSFQVGERDGAYYVAIEYKTGLFDEESMLRMGRQFETLLLSLTADPAQRISRPTLLDADDHRTLLEEWTATERDLGPASTVHALFERQARATPDATAILFGDASLSYVELNARANRLARHLQSLGVGADVPVAISVDRSPEMVVGLLAVLKAGGAYLPVDPAYPKDRRAYMLEDSGATVLLTTSKLAADLPDHSARIVLLDQHPEDAASADDSDLSVDVDPSSLAYIIYTSGSTGRPKGVMVPHDAVANLARAQIEAFGISSESRVLQFASFSFDAAVSEVLTALLAGATLVLAPQDALMPGDPLIGTLREMNVTVATLPPSVLTAMPETEFPHLQTLVSAGEACSAEIVTRWGDGRRFLNAYGPTEATVCATIAAEETGERRPTIGKPMANTRSYVLDARGWPVAVGVFGELHLGGSGVARGYTRRPSLTAEKFLPDPYAYEPGGRMYRTGDRVRWRADGTLEFAGRIDEQVKLRGFRIEPGEVESVLRAHPAVADAVVVPRESAAGDLRLVGYVVPADEGKAPGTAELRAHALERLPEYMVPAAFVTLDAFPLTPNGKVDRRALPAPDAERAGVESAYVAPSTPTEEKLAAIWSELLGVERVGVNDNFFELGGHSLNATQVVSRVRTVLGGELQLRTMFESPTVAALAAHLDAASGSEAARPQAPRIVRVAREGRVRPPEA, from the coding sequence ATGGCCGAGACCACCACCGGCGCCCCCGCGGCGTCTGCCGATGACAAGCGCCTGCGGCTCGCGGCCCTGCTCCAGAAGAAGGCGGCGGCGCCCAAGACGTACCCGGCGTCGTTCCTCCAGCAGCGCCTGTGGTTCCTGGACCAGCTGGATCCGGGCAGCCTGGCGTACATCCTCCCCGGCGGCATCCGCCTGCGGGGGCCGCTGGACTCGGGCGCCCTCATGCGCGCGCTCGACGAGATCGTGCGGCGGCACGACGCGCTGCGCACCAGCATCCGCACGGTAGACGGCAAGCCGGTGCAGGTGGTGGAGCCCGCGTGCAGCCTCGAGTTGGCGGTGGAGAGCCTGGAGGACCTGGCCGACGCCGAGGCGCGCACTGCCGAAGAGGAGCGCCGGTCGCACGCCTTCGTGATGCAGCCGTTCGACCTGGCCAAGGCGCCGCTGATGCGCGCGCTGCTGCTGCGCCTGGCGCCCGACGAGCACGTGCTGGTGCTGGCCGTCCACCACATCGTGGCCGACGGCTGGAGCATCGGCATCCTGATCCAGGAGCTGAACCAGCTGTACGCGGCGTTCTCGCGCGGCGAGCCGTCGCCGCTGAAGCCGCTGGCGGTGCAGTACCCGGACTTCGCCGCGTGGCAGCACACGCACTTCCAGGGCGAGGAGCTGCAGCGGCAGCTGGCGTTCTGGCGCGGGCTGGTGGAGGGCGCCCCCGCGGTGCTGGACCTGCCCACCGACCGGCCGCGCCCCTCGCGGCAGGACAATGCCGGCGCCACCACCGTCCTGGAGCTGGACGCGGGCCTGGTGGACGCGGTCTCCGCACTCGCGCGGACGCAGGGCGCCACGGCGTTCATGGTGCTGCTGGCCGTCTTCGACGTGCTGCTCTACCGCGTGACCGGCCAGGACGACGTGGTGGTGGGCACCCCCATCGCGGGGCGCACGCGGAGCGAGCTGGAGCCCATCTTCGGCTACTTCGCCAACACGCTGGCGCTGCGCACGCGCATGGACGGCGACCCCACCTTCGGCGAGGTGGTGCAGCGGGTGCGGAAGATGATGCTGGGTGTGTACGCCAACCAGGACCTGCCGTTCGAGAAGCTGGTCGACGAGCTGAAGGTGGAGCGCAGCCTGGGCCACAACCCGCTCTTCCAGGTGCTGTTCGCGCTTCAGAACGCGGGCGGCAGCAAGCTGGACCTGGAAGACGTGGACGTCGCCGGCGTGTCGGTCGAGACGGGCACCACCATCTTCGACCTCAGCTTCCAGGTGGGCGAGCGCGACGGCGCCTACTACGTAGCCATCGAGTACAAGACGGGGCTGTTCGACGAAGAGTCGATGCTGCGCATGGGCCGCCAGTTCGAGACCCTGCTGCTCTCCCTCACCGCCGACCCCGCGCAGCGCATCTCGCGCCCCACGCTGCTGGACGCGGACGACCACCGCACGCTGCTGGAAGAGTGGACCGCGACGGAGCGCGACCTTGGCCCCGCATCCACCGTCCACGCGCTGTTCGAGCGCCAGGCGCGCGCGACGCCGGACGCGACCGCGATTCTTTTCGGCGATGCGTCGCTCTCGTACGTGGAGCTGAACGCACGCGCGAATCGGCTTGCGCGGCATCTCCAGAGCCTCGGCGTCGGGGCAGATGTGCCGGTTGCCATCTCGGTAGATCGGTCGCCGGAGATGGTCGTCGGCCTGCTCGCCGTGCTCAAGGCGGGCGGCGCATATCTCCCGGTCGATCCTGCGTACCCGAAGGACCGGCGGGCGTACATGCTGGAGGATTCCGGCGCGACCGTCCTCCTGACCACGTCCAAGCTCGCCGCCGATCTGCCGGATCACTCCGCGCGCATCGTCCTGCTCGACCAGCACCCGGAAGATGCCGCATCGGCCGACGATTCCGATCTTTCGGTGGATGTCGATCCGTCGAGCCTGGCGTATATCATCTACACGTCTGGCTCGACGGGGCGGCCGAAGGGCGTGATGGTGCCGCACGATGCGGTTGCGAACCTGGCGAGAGCCCAGATCGAGGCGTTCGGCATCTCATCCGAGAGCCGCGTGCTCCAGTTCGCCTCGTTCAGCTTCGACGCCGCGGTGTCCGAGGTGCTGACGGCGCTGCTGGCGGGCGCGACGCTGGTGCTGGCGCCGCAGGACGCGCTGATGCCGGGGGATCCGCTCATCGGGACGCTTCGGGAGATGAACGTCACCGTCGCCACGCTGCCGCCGTCGGTGCTCACGGCGATGCCGGAGACGGAGTTCCCGCATCTCCAGACTCTCGTCTCGGCCGGCGAAGCCTGCTCGGCAGAGATCGTGACACGCTGGGGAGACGGCCGCCGGTTCCTGAACGCGTACGGGCCGACGGAGGCGACGGTCTGCGCCACCATCGCGGCGGAGGAGACGGGCGAGCGGCGGCCCACCATCGGGAAGCCGATGGCGAACACGCGCAGCTACGTGCTGGACGCGCGGGGCTGGCCGGTGGCGGTGGGCGTGTTTGGCGAGCTGCACCTGGGCGGATCGGGCGTGGCGCGCGGCTACACCAGACGCCCCTCGCTGACGGCCGAGAAGTTCCTGCCCGACCCGTACGCGTACGAGCCGGGCGGGCGCATGTACCGCACGGGCGACCGGGTGCGCTGGCGGGCGGACGGGACGCTGGAGTTCGCGGGGCGCATCGACGAGCAGGTGAAGCTGCGCGGCTTCCGCATCGAGCCGGGCGAGGTGGAGAGCGTGCTGCGCGCCCACCCCGCCGTGGCCGACGCTGTGGTCGTGCCCCGCGAGTCCGCCGCGGGCGACCTGCGCCTCGTCGGCTACGTGGTGCCGGCGGACGAGGGGAAGGCGCCGGGGACGGCGGAGCTGCGCGCCCACGCGCTGGAGCGGCTGCCGGAGTACATGGTGCCCGCCGCGTTCGTGACGCTCGACGCGTTCCCGCTCACGCCCAACGGCAAGGTGGACCGCCGCGCCCTGCCCGCGCCCGACGCGGAACGGGCGGGGGTGGAATCCGCCTACGTAGCGCCATCCACGCCCACGGAAGAGAAGCTGGCGGCCATCTGGAGCGAGCTGCTGGGCGTGGAGCGCGTGGGCGTGAACGACAACTTCTTCGAGCTGGGCGGCCACTCGCTGAACGCCACCCAGGTCGTGTCGCGCGTCCGCACCGTGCTGGGCGGCGAGCTGCAACTGAGGACGATGTTCGAGAGCCCGACGGTGGCCGCGCTCGCCGCGCACCTCGACGCCGCTTCCGGCTCCGAGGCGGCGCGCCCGCAGGCGCCGCGCATCGTCCGCGTGGCCCGCGAGGGGCGCGTGCGCCCACCCGAGGCGTAG